A stretch of DNA from Meriones unguiculatus strain TT.TT164.6M chromosome 13 unlocalized genomic scaffold, Bangor_MerUng_6.1 Chr13_unordered_Contig_107, whole genome shotgun sequence:
ACGGCTGCGGCGCCGCCTTCAGGAAGCACCAGCAGCTGCGCGTGCACCGCTGTGAGCACACGGGGGAGTCGCCCTTCcggtgcgtgtgcgcgtgtgtctgtgtgcgtgtgtgtgtctgtgtgtgcgtgtgtgtgtctgtgtgtgtgtgtctgtgtgtgtgtgtctgtgtgtgtctgtgtgtgtgtgtctgtgtctgtgtgtgtctgtgtgtgtgtgtgtgtctgtgtgtgtgtctgtgtctgtgtgtgtctgtgtgtgtgtgtgtgtctgtgtgtgtgtctgtgtgtgtgtgtgtctgtgtgtgcgcgtgtgtctgtgtgtgtctgtgtgtgtgtgtgtctgtgtgtgtgtctgtgtgtgtctgtgtgtgtgtgtgtctgtgtgtgtctgtgtgtgtgtctgtgtgtgtgtgtctgagtgtgtgtgtgtgtgtgtctctgtgtgtgtgtgtctgtgtgtctgtgtctgtgtgtgtgtgtgtgtgtgtctgtgtgtgtgtctgtgtgtgtctgtgtatgtgtgtgtgtctgtgtctgtgtgtgtctgtctgtgtgtctgtgtgtgtgtctgtgtgtgtgtgtctgtgtgtgtgtgtatgtgtgtgtgtgtctgtgtctgtgtgtctgtgtatgtgtgtctgtgtgtgtgtgtgtgtctgtgtgtgtctgtgtgtatgtgtgtctgtgtgtgtgtgtgtctgtgtgcgtctTTGCGTGTCGTGTCTCACACGCGTGTCCCCGCAGGTGCCCGCACGAGGGCTGCGAGCGAACCTTCTCCTCGGCCTCCAGACTCCGGCGTCACGGGAAGGTGCACGAGGGTGAGTGGCGTCGGCGGGGGCGGGAGCGGGGGTGGACACGCGTGGGCCCCGGGGTCCGACCCTCCCATTCTCCCCGGGCCACGCACTCAGGCGTGTGCGCCAGGCTCGCCCACGCGTGTCCCCTTCACCCCCTCGCCCACACGCGTGTCCCCACCGCCCCCCCTCGCCCACGCGTGTGTCCCCCTCGCCCACACGTGTCCCCCTCGCTCACGCGTGTTTCCCCCTCGCCCACACATGTCCCCCTCGCCCCCTCGCTCACGCGTGTTGTTTCCCCCTCGCCAACGCGTGTGTGTCCCCACCACCCCCTTGCCCACGCGTGTCCTCCTCGCCCCCTCGCCCACACGCGTGTCTTCAGGCTACCCGTGCCGGAAGGGCTGCGGCTTCGTGGGGAGGGACGTGGACCGAGCTGCTGCGACACACGCGTGAGTCACACCAAGGTGAGGCCCGGGGACCCCGTGCGGGGGGGGACGGGGGGCGGGGTAGGCGGGGAGACGGTCGTGTGGCCCGGGGTGTGTCAGGCGTGTTGTGTGTGCAGCGTCAGGCGTGTTGTGTGTGTACAGCATCAGGCTTGTTGTGTGTACAGCGTCAGgcgtgttgtgtttgtgtgtgtacggCGTCAGGCGTGTTGTGTGTGTACGGCATCAggcgtgttgtgtgtgtgtacagcgtCAGGCGTGTTGTGTGTGTACAGCGTCAGGCGTGTTGTGTGTGCACAGCGTCAGGCGTGTTGTGTGTGTACAGCGTCAGGCGTGTTGTGTGTACAGCGTCAGGCGTGTTGTGCGTACGGCGTCAGGCGTGTTGTGTGCGTACCGCGTCAGgcgtgttgtgtttgtgtgtgtacggCGTCAGGCGTGTTGTGTGTGTACGGCATCAggcgtgttgtgtgtgtgtacagcgtCAGGCGTGTTGTGCGTGTACAGCGTCAGGCGTGTTGTGTGTGCACAGCGTCAggtgtgttgtgtgtatatacagCATCAGGCGTGTTGTGTGTACAGCGTCAGGCgtgttgtgtgtatatacagCGTCAGGCGTGTTGTGCGTACGGCGTCAGGCGTGTTGTGCGTACGGCGTCAGGCGTGTTGTGTGCGTACGGCGTCAGGCGTGTTGTGCGTACGTGCGTCAGGCGTGTTGTGTGCATACGGCGTCAGGCGTGTTGTGTGCGTACGGGCGTCAGGCGTGTTGTGTGCGTACGGCGTCAGgcgtgttgtgtttgtgtgtgtacggACTCAGGCGTGTTGTGTACGACATCAGGCGTGTTGTGTGCGTACAGCGTCAGGCGTGTTGCGTGTGAGACGTGTTGCGTGTGAGGCGGGgggttgcatgtgtgtgtaggtgtgtgtcgTGTGACACGTATGTGCTGTTACGTGTGCCGTGACATGGGTCACGCGTGTGACGCGCGCGTCCCCGTGTCCCCGCAGAGGCGTCCTCGTGCCCCGCGTGCGGGCGGAGCTTCCGGCGGCCGGAGCAGCTGCGGCGTCACGCGGCGGCGCACGCGCCCGAGCGGCCCGTGTGGCGGTGCGCGCGGCCGGGCTGCGCCCGCGCGTACACGAGTGCGGGGAACCTGCGCGCCCACGTGCTGGGCTTCCACGAGGGGCTGCGGCCCTTCGCGTGCGCGCGCCCGGGCTGCGGCCGCGCCTTCGCCTCCAAGGTGGGCGTGGGCGGGGCACACGCGTGTTCCGACATGGCACACGCGGGGGTGGGCGTGGCCCCGGGGGAATGGGAGGGGCACACGCGTGTTCATGCATGTGACACACAGCGGTGGGCGTGGCATGGGGAGGATGGGCGGCTCTCGGTACAGGGCACACGCGTGTCACACGCGGAGGGTGTGGGCGTGGCCGCGGGCGTCAGGCGTGTGACACGCAGGCGCGTGGGGACGCGTGTGCCCCGCTGACCCCGCGACCCCGAGCGAGAGTCACACGCAGGCGTGAGCGCACACGGGCTTTATTGGCACACGCGTGTGCGCGCGCTGACACACGCGTGtttcctctctcccccccccGCAGCAGAGCCTCGAGAGACACGGCGCCACGCACGAGCCCGGCAGGAGCGCGAGGGTGAGCGGGGGTCGGGCTCGCACAcgcgtgtgcacacgcacacacacagccgGCAGGAGCAGGAGGGTGTGCGGGGTCGGGGTTGGCACATACACACGCGCACGcacccacacgcacacatgtacacGCAAGACcacgcacatgcacgcacacacgtgtgcacacacgcacgcacacgcgtGTACTGAGCCGCCGTCTCCCCGCAGGTGAGGACCCCGCGTGGGAGGCGCAGCCTGGCCTCGCGCCTCAGCGGCTTCGACCCCCGGGGGCTGGGGGCGCGGGCGCGTGTGAACACGCGTGTCAGGCGGCTCCCGGTGCCGGCCCAGTAAAGTCACCGTCTCCCGGCGTCACGCGTGTGCTCCGCGCGCTCCGTGCTCGCGCCGCCCTGGCTCGCGTGTTTCTCCGTGTTCCCCACGACTTCCTCGTTCACACCGTCTTGGCACACATGATCACCCGTGTCCACGCCTCCCCTGCACGCGCGGTCGTCCGTGTTCGCGCCGGCGTTCTTGCCCGCGTGTTTCTCCGTGTCCACACGGTCCTTGCACGCGGGATCATCCGTGTTCGCGCCATCTTCCGTGCTCCCGCCTCCGTCCTTGCCCGCGCGCGTCCCCGTGCTCCCGCCTCCGTCCTTGCCCGCGCGCGTCCCCGTGCTCCCGCCTCCGTCCTTGCTTGCGCGTGTCCCCGTGCTCCTGCCGCCATCTTTGCTTGCGTGTATCTCCGTGCTCCCGCCGCCATCTCTGCCCGCGCGCGTCCCCGTGCTCCCGCCGCCATCTCTGCCCGCGCGCGTCCCCGTGCTCCCGCCCACGCGCCGGAGCTCGCCCACGGCGGCCGTCCCCCGCGCACGTCCCTCGGGCGCCCGTGGAGCTCGGCGCAGCCCTCGCAGCCCCGCAGCAGCCGCTGGAACAGCGCgtcctgggggggggagggcggggtCAGCGGGGGCGGGGTCAGCGGGGGGCGGGGTCAGCGGGGGGCGGGGTCAGCGGGGGCGGGGTCAGCGCGGGGCGGGGTCAGCGGGGGCGGGGTcagcgggggcgggggcggggtcaGCAGGGGCGGGGGCGGGGTCAGCGCAGGGACACGCCCACCCGGGGACACGCCCCCTCCCCGAGGGACACGCCCCCTCCACTCCGCCCCCGCGTCCCCGCACTCTCACCGCGTCGCCCCCGCGGCCCCGGCGCACCGTCACGCGCACGCGCGCCCCGCGCTCCAGCCAGCGCCGCAGCTGCCGCGTCTTCGTGTCCAGGTCGTGCGGCTCGATGGCGGCCGAGAGCGTCAGCTCCTTGGCGGGGGCTGCGGGGGGGGAGCACGGGGATCAGCGCACGCGTGTGCAaacacacacgagcacacacacgcCAGCTCCTTGGCGGGGGCTGAGGGGGAGCACGGGGATCATTGCACACGCGTGTGCAAACATACACGAGCACGCACACACGCGCCAGCTCCTTGGCGGGGGAGCACGGGGATCAGCGCACGCGTGTGCAaacacacacgagcacacacacacgccagcTCCTTGGCGGGGGCTGGCTGCGGGGGCTGCGGGGGAGCACGGGGATCATTGCACACGCGTGTGCAAACACACacgagcacgcacacacacgccaGCTCCTTCGCAAGGCCTCCAGGTGGGAGCACAGAGAGGGGGGAGCACGGGGATCATTGCACACGCGTGTGCACAcccacgcgcgcacacacacgccaGCTCCTTGGCGGGGGCTGGCTGCGGGGGGGGAGGACGCGGGAGCACGGGGATCAGCGCAGGGATGAGCGTGGGGGAGGGACGGGGAGCAcccgcacacacgcacacacacacacacacacaaaggtctTGCGGGGAGCATGCGAGCGTGAACACACGAGCAGGAGCAACCGTCACGCTGGCACACCCCGTGCACGCttgcacacacacgcttgcacacacgcacacgcttgcacacacacgcacacgcttacacatgcacgcacacgcttgcacacgcacgcacacgcttgcacacacacgcacacgcttgcacacacgcacacgcttgcacacacacgcacacgcttacacacgcacgcacacgcttGCAGTTGCACACGattgcacacacacgcacacgcttacacacgcacgcacacgcttacacatgcacgcacacgcttacacatgcacgcacacgctTGCAGTTGCACACGATTGCACACGCTTGCACACGCTTACATATCCTTACACACCCGCGAactcacttgcacacacacacacacgcttgcacacgcacacacacgcttgcacagttgcacacgcacgcacacgcttGCACACGCACGCAAACCACCTCAGGTTTGCACACGcttgcacacacttgcacacgcacgcacacgcttGCACAACCCCTCaagcttgcacacacatgcacacgcacgcacaccccCTCACGCTTGCACACGCTTGCACACGCTTACATATCCTTACACACCCGCGAACTCActtgcacacgcacgcacatgcttgcacacgcacgcacacgcttGCACACGCACGCAAACCACCTCACGCTTGCACACGcttgcacacacttgcacacgcacgcacacgcttGCACACCCCCTCACGCTTGCACACCCACGTACACGCTTGCACACGCTTACGTATCTTTACACACCCGCGAACTCGCTTGCACACCCCGTCACGcttgcacacacacgcacacacacgcacgagCTCGCACACCCACCTGGCTGGGGCCGCGCCCGCTTCTCCCCCTCGCGCGCGGGTCCCGGCCCGCCGGGTCCGGCCGCCCGCGCGCCCGCGAGCACTAGGTCCCGGATGTGGCCGGTCACGCGTGTGCGCGCCGCCCGGAGCAGGAGCGTCGCCATCCtgcggggggggaggggagagagagcggGGGAGGGGGTGAGGGCCCCGCCCCCTCCGGGAGGCCCCGCCCCAGGGATGCTGATGCTGTTAGGCTCCGCCCCCGGGATGCTGATGCTGAGGAGGCTCCGCCCCCGGGATGCTGAGGAGGCTCCGCCCCCGGGATGCTGATGCTGGGGAGGCTCCGCCCCCGGGATGCTGATGCTGGGGAGGCTCCGCCCCCGGGATGCTGATGCTGTTAGGCTCCGCCCCCGGGATGCTGATGCTGTTAGGCCCCGCCCCCCGGGATGTTGATGCTGTTAGGCTCCGCCTCCCCGGGATGCTGATGCTGTTAGGCTCCGCCTCCCCGGGATGCTGATGCTGGGGAGGCTCCGCCCCTGGGATGCTGATGCTGGGGAGGCTCCGCCCCCGGGATGCTGATGCTGGGGAGGCTCCGCCCCCGGGATGCTGATGCTGAGGAGGCTCCGCCCCCTGGGATGCTGCTGTGGAGGCTCCGCCCCCGGGATGCTGATGCTGAGGAGGCTCCGCCCCCCGGGATGCTGATGCTGGGAGGCTCCGCCCCCGGGATGCTGATGCTGGGGAGGCTCCGCCCCCCGGGATGCTGATGCTGGGGAGGCTCCACCCCCCGGGATGCTGAGGAGGCTCCGCCCCCGGGATGCTGATGCTGGGGAGGCTCCGCCCCCGGGATGCTGATGCTGAGGAGGCTCCGCCCCCCGCGGTCCTGATGCTGAGGAGGCTCCGCCCCCGGGATGCTGAGGAGGCTCCGCCCCCGGGATGCTGATGCTGGGGAGGCTCCGCCCCCCGGGATGCTGATGCTGGGGAGGCTCCGCCCCCCGGGATGCTGATGCTGTTAGGCTCCGCCCCCGGGATGCTGATGCTTGGGAGGCTCCGCCCCCGGGATGCTGATGCTGGGGAGGCTCCGCCCCCCGGGATGCTGATGCTGTTAGGCTCCGCCCCCGGGATGCTGATGCTGAGGAGGCTCCGCCCCCGGGATGCTGATGCTGGGGAGGCTCCGCCCCCCTGTGCTGACTGTGTAACTGCTCATCCCAGaacaggaagccagagagagagagagagagagagagagagagagagagagagagagagacagggagagagagagagagagagagagagagagagagggagagagagggggagagagagagagagagagagagagagagggacagagagggagagagagagagagagagagagagagggaaagagagagagagaggagagagagagagagagagagagagagagagggagggagagacagagggagagagagggagagagagagagagagagggagagagacagagagagagagagagagagagagagagaggggcggaggcaggggaaggggatggaCAGGAGTTCAAGTACTGGTCCCCACAGGAGGCATGTGCGAGACATGGAGGAGATGGAAGACGAGGAGGAAGAAAaatccaggaggaggaagaagaggaggaggagaaggaggagagaggaggaggaggagaaggaagaacaggaaaaaagggaggaagatgaggaggaagttggaaggaagcagaagtgaaagaaggaggaagagaggaaaggaaggaggaagagaagagaagaaggaagaacaggaaaaaagggaggaagatgagaaagtagtggaagatgaggaggaagcaaaggaggcagaggaggaagtagagaaggaggaggaagagaaggaagatcagcaggaggacaaagaggaggaagtaggggaaaaagggggaagaacaggaggaagtaggggaaaagggggaagaagaggaggaagtaggggaaaagggggaagaacaggaggaagtaggggaagaagagggaaagaagaggaggaagtagaggaagaagaggggaaagaagaggaagagggggaggaagtagaggaggaagaggaggcggaAGCAGCCCGTCCCCGTCCCCACCGCCCGCAGGGAGCCTCATGCATGCACAGAGCCCAGTGCaggcctctctccctctctctctctctctctctttctctccctctctctctctttccctctatctctgtctctctctccctctctctctctcccctctccctctctctctttctccctctctccctctctttccccctctctctttctccctctctccctctctctccctctctctctccctctctttccctctatctctgtctctctctccctctctctctccctctctctttctctacctctctctttccctctatctctctctctctccctctctctctttccctctatctctgtctctctctccctctctcgctctctctttctccctctctctctttctctctatctctctctctctcccctctctctctctctctctctctctgctctctctccctctctctccctctctctctctttctccctctctctctctctccccctctccctctctctctctctctccctctctttctgcctctctctttctccctctctctctctctcccctctctctctctctctctccctctctctctatttctccctctctttctatctctctgtctctctctccctctctctctccctctatctctgtctctctctcctctctctccttctccctcctctccctccctctctctccctctctctctccctctccctctatctctctctctctctctctctctctctctctttctctccctctctctctctttccctctatctctgtctctctctctttccctctatctctgtctctctctccctctctctctctcccctctctccctctctctctttctccctctctccctctctttccccctctctctctttctccctctctccctctccctctctctccccctctctctcctctctttccctctctctctgtctctctctccctctctctctctctcctctcgctctctctttctccctctatctctttctctctatctctctctctccccctctctctctctttctgcctctctccctctctctctctctcttccttccctctctctctccctttctttctctctctctctctctcctctctccctctctctctctccccctcctctctctctctgtctccctctctctttctctctccctctctctttctctctccctctctatctctccctccctctctctccctctctctctctctctctctctctctctctccctctctctctctct
This window harbors:
- the Gtf3a gene encoding LOW QUALITY PROTEIN: transcription factor IIIA (The sequence of the model RefSeq protein was modified relative to this genomic sequence to represent the inferred CDS: deleted 1 base in 1 codon) — translated: AESACGDARGAAREEDSRRGSSGAGFRAATSSRRAEALTAGAGPRGSRLRGEAGRSHGARRFRSALDPAALAEAAESAEAAAAEAVASLRVDDAFAPASAPPPPRARAAAATFICSFAGRGAAYNKAWKLDAHLLAHTGERPFRCEHAGCGKAFTRDFHLRRHALVHTGERPFTCEEPGCAQACSTRANLRRHVQRKHRAARTPFACDVDGCGAAFRKHQQLRVHRCEHTGESPFRCPHEGCERTFSSASRLRRHGKVHEGYPCRKGCGFVGRTWTELLRHTRESHQEASSCPACGRSFRRPEQLRRHAAAHAPERPVWRCARPGCARAYTSAGNLRAHVLGFHEGLRPFACARPGCGRAFASKQSLERHGATHEPGRSARVSGGRARTRVCTRTHTAGRSRRVCGVGVGTYTRARTHTHTCTRKTTHMHAHTCAHTHAHACTEPPSPRR
- the LOC110544171 gene encoding chloride intracellular channel protein 6-like, with protein sequence MRRSVGAWLLPVGGAIPPSCGPDAEEATPPGAEPSLDCGPDAESRHFDGDVVSGGVVSLCGAWSRPGPRGLRTRGLIASAGIRVWGTSARSLKGLSGQFRPDRELPASAATSARIGGFRRLFPARSARHFVNISLGGLYCLGLKALPPALLKASGATSARSCGFWPLVPGSLGPGEGDGDAPAPGGAHTRDRPHPGPSARGRAGGRTRRAGTRARGGEAGAAPASPRQGADALGRHRAARPGHEDAAAAALAGARGARARDGAPGPRGRRGRAVPAAAAGLRGLRRAPRAPEGRARGTAAVGELRRVGGSTGTRAGRDGGGSTGTRAGRDGGGSTEIHASKDGGRSTGTRASKDGGGSTGTRAGKDGGGSTGTRAGKDGGGSTEDGANTDDPACKDRVDTEKHAGKNAGANTDDRACRGGVDTGDHVCQDGVNEEVVGNTEKHASQGGASTERAEHTRDAGRR